In the genome of Paraburkholderia azotifigens, the window TCGAAGAAACGCTGTCGACGCTGAACGATCTCGTCCGCGCGGGCAAGATCCGCTATACGGGCGTGTCGAACTTCTCGGGTTGGCATCTGCAGAAATCGCTCGATGTCGCGGACCGTTACGGTTATCCGCGTTACATCGCCAACCAGACTTACTACTCGCTGATCGGCCGCGACTACGAATGGGAACTCATGCCGCTCGGCATCGACCAGGGCGTAGGCGCTGTCGTGTGGAGTCCGCTGGGCTGGGGCCGCCTGACAGGGAAGATCCGCCGCGGCCAGCCGCTGCCGGAGCAGAGCCGTCTGCACAAGACAGCCGACATGGGGCCGCCCGTTCCCGACGAATACCTGTATCGCGTCGTCGATGCACTGGATGCAATCGCGGAAGAAACCGGCAAGACGATTCCTCAGATTGCGTTGAACTGGCTGCTGCAGCGGCCGACCGTCTCGACAGTGCTGATCGGCGCGCGCAACGAAGAGCAATTGCGGCAGAACCTCGGCGCAGTGGGCTGGAACCTCACGCCGGAGCAGGTCGCGAAACTCGATGAAGCGAGCAAGGTGCGGCCCGTCTATCCGTAGTGGCATCAGGAAGGTTTTGCGGAGCGCAATCCGTTCCCGGTATAAACGAACGGGACGCAACGAACGGGACGCGCGCGCAGCGCAGAGTGATTGAGAGAAGGCCGACGCTTCGGGTTCAGCATGGAACGCGGCGTCGGTCTTTGGATTTCGTTGGACGGCAACTTCCGAGGGGGCATCCGAACGTCACGGAGCGGACGCGGGTGCGGTGCATCGAATGGTCATGAGCGAGGCCAGATATGCCGACAGTGCTGCTTGTAGACGATGACGTTGAAACGCTGGACGCGTGGCAAGGCGTGTGCGAGGCGCATGGCTACGACACCTGCATGGCGGCGGACGGACGTGCCGCGCTCGACCTGCTTCGCGAGCGAGACGTGGATATCGTCGTCGCCGACTGGCGGATGCCCGTGATGTCGGGCAGCGTGCTGTGCTATCACGTGCGCAACGAACAGAGCCTCGCGGAAGTCGTCTTCATCCTCGTGTCGGGCGAGCCGAGTCCGCCTGCATTCGTCTATTACGACGGCTTTCTGCGCAAGCCGCTCGATCCGTCGGAACTGCTGTCGGCGATGGACCGGCTGTTGCTGGAACGTGCCGCAGATGGCCGCCGCAGACAGCCTCATTCGAGCGCGCCACGTAACTGAAGCGCCAGGCATGCGGCGTCGGTGCGCGTTTATTTTCCGCCGCGCACGTCGACGCCCGATGTTTTTGTCGCGCCTATGATGAAGTCGCTGCCTTGAGCAAGGCGTATTTCCGGTTGCCAACCATCGCCTGGTCTTTTATGATCGCGCGCCCGAAATCGCGGGCACGCCGATCGACGCTCGGCAGCATCATCACGGAGCCAGACA includes:
- a CDS encoding response regulator; amino-acid sequence: MPTVLLVDDDVETLDAWQGVCEAHGYDTCMAADGRAALDLLRERDVDIVVADWRMPVMSGSVLCYHVRNEQSLAEVVFILVSGEPSPPAFVYYDGFLRKPLDPSELLSAMDRLLLERAADGRRRQPHSSAPRN
- a CDS encoding aldo/keto reductase, which translates into the protein MEYRHLGASGFKVPVLSFGTGTFGGKGEFFQAWGATDVAEARKLIDICLDAGVTMFDSADIYSSGASESVLGEALKGRRDKTLISTKATFRFDDNDPNSVGSSRFHLIKAVDAALKRLQTDYIDLFQLHGFDAKTPVEETLSTLNDLVRAGKIRYTGVSNFSGWHLQKSLDVADRYGYPRYIANQTYYSLIGRDYEWELMPLGIDQGVGAVVWSPLGWGRLTGKIRRGQPLPEQSRLHKTADMGPPVPDEYLYRVVDALDAIAEETGKTIPQIALNWLLQRPTVSTVLIGARNEEQLRQNLGAVGWNLTPEQVAKLDEASKVRPVYP